The proteins below are encoded in one region of Terriglobia bacterium:
- a CDS encoding DUF3857 domain-containing protein, with amino-acid sequence MSRQQAFVLLLLISGLSVFAKSNDKGYPEGWLPITQQDLSIKEVPNDRGADAIQLYMSYYKDDDAKFISVYKRIKILREGALQPGKSLVDVEITLQPGQSLKELAARTIHPDQTIVDFTGKPFEKVIIKTRGVKLVARAFTLPDVTVGSIIEYRYVIALPPRVVSPISAWPIQGDLFTLKENLRFRAYQGLVMVPSEWRSVIPRSKVSYSYLNQIDPNVPERKEGNLMELELQNVPKFDAEEYMPPEDDFRPVLLFYYGGREMSSPDSFWDEWQKSTTEYVDKFIGNARQIHDAVTQATSGETDPEKKLRRLYTRAQQIRNLTFERKRTDQENKEEHLKRHSSAQEVLQQGYGTSWEVNATFAALARAAGFDANMLGVSDRGERSFNKVILWAGQLDSSAVMVSSGGKDFVLDPGTMFCPFGLLRWRNSGTSALKYSTSNGGFITTPQAQSSVLRRTAHVTVDSNGSLNGELSVEFKGADALEHRLEALNQDDAGRRKGLEDEVKGWLPQAAVVKLHDSKGWDSIDDPLVARFKIEIPSFASLTGKRLLLPAFSFSTLQKNMFLSQFRRYPISFPSPFTEEDELTMELPEAYAVEEPPYRRKIGLSYAGYEISSEVKDHELTTERELNFKETELPPDKYEELKNFFTVVQKGDEGQAVLRRD; translated from the coding sequence ATGTCACGCCAGCAAGCCTTCGTGTTGCTTCTCCTGATCTCAGGATTGAGTGTCTTCGCTAAATCTAATGACAAGGGATATCCGGAAGGATGGTTGCCAATCACCCAGCAGGACCTATCGATTAAGGAGGTCCCTAATGACCGGGGTGCAGATGCTATCCAGCTCTACATGAGCTATTACAAGGATGATGACGCCAAATTCATTTCTGTTTACAAGCGCATCAAAATCTTGCGTGAAGGGGCGCTGCAACCGGGGAAGAGCCTGGTGGATGTGGAGATCACTCTTCAACCTGGACAATCGCTCAAAGAACTAGCGGCGCGGACCATTCACCCAGACCAGACGATTGTAGATTTTACCGGCAAGCCCTTTGAAAAAGTCATCATCAAGACTCGGGGAGTAAAGTTGGTAGCTCGGGCATTCACATTGCCGGATGTCACCGTAGGTAGCATCATCGAATATCGATATGTGATTGCATTGCCTCCTCGCGTAGTTAGTCCCATCTCAGCGTGGCCGATCCAGGGGGATCTGTTTACCCTGAAGGAGAATCTCCGCTTTCGTGCTTACCAGGGGCTTGTGATGGTGCCCAGTGAATGGAGAAGCGTCATCCCCAGGTCGAAGGTTTCTTATTCCTACCTGAACCAGATTGATCCTAATGTGCCGGAGAGAAAAGAAGGGAACCTGATGGAGCTTGAACTCCAGAATGTTCCCAAATTTGATGCCGAGGAATACATGCCGCCAGAGGACGATTTCCGGCCCGTCCTGTTGTTCTACTATGGCGGACGGGAAATGTCCTCTCCTGATAGCTTCTGGGATGAATGGCAGAAGTCGACCACAGAATACGTGGATAAATTCATCGGTAACGCTCGCCAAATCCACGACGCTGTCACGCAGGCCACAAGCGGTGAAACCGATCCCGAAAAAAAGCTGCGCCGGCTGTACACGCGCGCCCAGCAAATCCGGAATCTTACCTTCGAGCGGAAGCGAACAGACCAGGAGAATAAAGAAGAACATCTCAAACGCCATTCCAGCGCGCAGGAAGTTCTGCAACAGGGCTATGGCACGTCGTGGGAAGTCAATGCCACCTTTGCGGCCCTGGCTCGAGCAGCTGGTTTTGACGCCAATATGCTTGGTGTGTCGGACCGCGGGGAGCGTTCGTTCAATAAGGTCATCCTTTGGGCAGGACAGCTTGATTCCAGTGCGGTTATGGTCAGTTCGGGCGGAAAGGACTTCGTTCTGGATCCGGGGACCATGTTTTGTCCATTTGGACTTCTGCGATGGCGGAACAGCGGAACGAGCGCGCTGAAATATAGTACGAGTAATGGCGGTTTCATTACCACGCCGCAGGCCCAAAGTTCAGTATTGCGCCGAACAGCCCATGTTACGGTGGATAGCAATGGCAGCTTAAATGGTGAACTCTCCGTGGAGTTCAAGGGAGCAGACGCGCTGGAACACCGGCTGGAAGCGCTGAATCAGGACGATGCTGGGCGTCGCAAGGGCCTGGAGGATGAAGTGAAAGGATGGCTTCCCCAGGCGGCTGTAGTCAAGTTGCACGATTCCAAAGGCTGGGATTCGATTGACGATCCATTGGTGGCGCGATTTAAGATTGAAATCCCATCCTTCGCGTCACTGACCGGAAAGCGCTTGTTGTTGCCGGCATTTTCCTTTTCTACTCTCCAGAAGAATATGTTTCTCAGCCAATTTCGCCGCTACCCCATCAGCTTTCCTTCTCCATTTACTGAAGAGGATGAGCTGACAATGGAACTGCCTGAAGCTTACGCAGTGGAAGAGCCCCCTTATCGGCGCAAAATAGGTCTTTCCTATGCTGGATACGAAATTTCTTCTGAAGTGAAGGACCATGAGCTAACCACCGAGCGCGAGTTGAATTTCAAGGAAACCGAGTTACCGCCGGATAAGTATGAGGAGCTTAAAAACTTTTTCACCGTGGTCCAAAAAGGAGACGAGGGCCAGGCCGTCCTGCGGCGCGACTAG
- a CDS encoding DUF3857 and transglutaminase domain-containing protein, translating to MAPARAQKEDWQPITKQDLELKQVPGNPGADAVQLYYADFINDEQQTEFFYVRIKVLNEKGKGHADVELVVPPDGSISSLKARTIQPDGRITDFTGKPFQKIVIKTRGVKVLAKAFTMPEVSVGSIIEYKYHVDWPGIIIDNSWTIQHELYTVKESFRMKPYSGGLEGFENGYQVAALYSHMPNNIKPVQKSGGYELDVENMPAFESEGYMPPEEDLKPQMRFFYISLASSTPDKFWQDAGRRWNDEAERFIGNRKEISQAAAQAIGNETDPEQKLRKLYARAQQIRNLTYERERTEEEQKKEKLKLNQNAGDVLARGTGYRDDITRLFVALARSAGFEASIVRVGDRKSKFFDKGLLSRRQLDTEIAVVNLAGKDIYLDPGTRFCSYGYLRWIRTSTQGLKLDKKGGVFVTAPAASYDKATTRRNAEMALDRDGNLTGTITVKFEGGEALEHRLDELDTDEAGRKADLEDELQGWLPTGAIIKLTKSEGWETSDGPLMANFSVEMPGYASAAGKRFLVPAYLFQARQMDAFKHVDRKYPVYFPYAFGEVDRVNIKLPDGYTLENTPQAQTARLGYAGYQNVAQFDGKQLVTQRILQVNGIFFKLELYPEVKDFFSKVQAGDEQQAVLIGGSASHESGIPSHSNAP from the coding sequence GTGGCGCCCGCTCGGGCCCAGAAAGAAGACTGGCAACCCATTACTAAGCAGGATCTGGAGCTAAAACAGGTTCCCGGCAATCCCGGTGCGGATGCCGTCCAGCTTTACTATGCTGATTTCATCAATGATGAGCAGCAGACCGAATTCTTCTATGTCCGCATTAAGGTATTGAATGAAAAAGGAAAAGGCCATGCTGACGTGGAGCTGGTGGTACCGCCCGATGGATCAATTTCCAGCTTGAAGGCGCGCACCATACAGCCAGACGGAAGAATCACGGACTTTACCGGAAAACCGTTTCAAAAAATCGTAATCAAAACGCGGGGCGTAAAGGTTTTGGCCAAGGCATTTACCATGCCGGAGGTCAGCGTAGGCAGCATCATCGAATATAAGTATCACGTCGATTGGCCCGGCATCATTATCGACAACTCCTGGACCATCCAGCACGAACTCTATACCGTGAAAGAAAGCTTCCGCATGAAACCTTATTCCGGGGGGCTGGAAGGATTTGAAAATGGATATCAGGTAGCGGCTCTCTACTCGCACATGCCCAATAACATCAAGCCAGTACAGAAGAGCGGAGGCTATGAACTGGATGTTGAGAACATGCCGGCTTTTGAGTCTGAGGGGTATATGCCGCCGGAAGAAGATCTCAAGCCGCAAATGCGATTTTTTTATATCAGCTTGGCAAGTTCCACGCCGGATAAATTCTGGCAGGATGCCGGACGGCGATGGAATGATGAAGCGGAACGGTTCATTGGTAATCGCAAAGAGATTAGCCAGGCTGCTGCTCAGGCCATTGGCAATGAAACCGATCCCGAGCAGAAACTCCGCAAGCTCTATGCGCGAGCGCAGCAGATCAGGAACCTGACCTATGAGCGGGAACGGACCGAAGAGGAACAAAAGAAGGAAAAGCTGAAGTTAAACCAGAATGCAGGCGATGTTCTCGCCCGGGGCACCGGCTATCGCGACGACATAACGCGCTTGTTTGTGGCGCTGGCCCGCTCTGCCGGTTTTGAAGCCTCCATTGTGCGTGTGGGCGACCGCAAGAGCAAATTCTTTGATAAAGGGCTGCTTTCCAGGCGGCAGCTCGATACGGAGATTGCGGTCGTCAATCTGGCGGGTAAAGACATTTATCTTGATCCCGGAACCAGGTTTTGCTCTTACGGGTACCTGCGCTGGATTCGTACTTCTACCCAGGGCCTCAAGCTGGATAAAAAAGGCGGCGTTTTTGTCACAGCTCCAGCCGCAAGTTATGACAAAGCCACAACCCGGCGCAATGCGGAAATGGCGCTCGATAGAGATGGTAATTTGACGGGAACAATCACCGTGAAGTTTGAAGGCGGGGAAGCGCTGGAGCACCGTCTGGACGAACTGGATACAGACGAAGCGGGAAGGAAGGCAGACCTGGAAGATGAGCTGCAGGGCTGGCTTCCTACCGGGGCCATCATTAAGCTGACAAAATCGGAAGGTTGGGAAACCAGCGATGGCCCACTCATGGCAAACTTCAGCGTTGAAATGCCGGGGTACGCCTCCGCCGCAGGCAAGCGTTTTCTGGTCCCAGCTTATCTCTTTCAGGCCAGACAAATGGACGCTTTTAAGCATGTGGATCGTAAATACCCCGTCTATTTTCCGTACGCGTTTGGTGAAGTTGACCGGGTTAACATCAAGCTTCCGGATGGCTACACTCTGGAAAACACGCCGCAGGCGCAAACCGCCCGTTTAGGCTATGCGGGCTATCAGAATGTGGCGCAGTTTGATGGCAAACAGCTGGTCACCCAGCGGATATTGCAGGTGAATGGTATTTTCTTCAAGCTGGAACTCTATCCTGAAGTTAAGGATTTCTTTAGCAAGGTCCAGGCCGGCGACGAACAGCAAGCTGTACTGATCGGAGGCAGCGCTAGCCATGAAAGTGGGATACCTTCCCATTCCAACGCCCCATAG
- a CDS encoding DUF3857 and transglutaminase domain-containing protein: MRIVRPCLLVLCFVVSLASFAQKEDWLPITPQDLQYKEVPGNKGASAVRLYHAQYINDNTASCFFYERIKILNEKAIAGGSSYADVEIPILTFGDFVEEISDLKARTIKPDGSIVEFNGKVFEKVRFKGRGIKDSVKAFSMPEVSVGSIIEYKYRATLNIPVLVDLKIPVRDAWDIQSELFTVKESLYYQPDTGTRYQSPTRPSFDSGGERLSQIMLNMKDFREKLRENGADRGLELTNIPPFESEEFMPPENNFKPSVIFFTGRVGKVDVDKEWLDLGKLYYEAYERYMAADKGVKEAALKAIGSETEPGMKLRKIYERVQQLRNLTFERPRTTEERKAEHIQRNNNVGDVLAHGYGTFEDLTLLFVAMARSGGFDATPVMVPDRKRRFFVRDWTSQRQIDSVIAAVNLNGKSMYLEPGTRFCPYGFVRWNHTEIDALKLDRKGGTFIKAPSMGYDKSVTRRNANMTLSEDGALKGTVVLQFTGAEALEHRLDAIDRDEAGRKKDLEDEVKQWLPGGSLVKMDAAQGWEDGDAPITASFNVEVPNYASLAGKRLLIPAFLFQSKQNQAFAHGQRKYPIYFPYPFTENDTVTLQVPAGFTLESIPQKEDAQLPFARYQNVSNFDGIKFVSQRQLAFNGIFFPVEKYSELKTFFGKVQAGDEQQAVLHVGGSTSAQKGN, encoded by the coding sequence ATGCGAATTGTACGTCCTTGTCTGCTGGTTCTTTGCTTTGTTGTTTCCCTTGCTTCTTTTGCCCAAAAAGAAGACTGGCTTCCAATCACTCCACAGGACCTGCAGTATAAAGAGGTTCCCGGAAACAAAGGCGCTTCAGCGGTAAGGCTTTACCATGCGCAGTACATCAATGACAACACAGCTTCGTGTTTTTTTTACGAGCGCATTAAGATCCTGAATGAAAAGGCGATCGCTGGCGGCAGTAGCTACGCGGATGTGGAGATCCCCATTCTTACGTTCGGAGACTTTGTAGAGGAGATCAGCGACCTCAAGGCGCGCACCATCAAGCCGGACGGTTCCATCGTGGAATTCAACGGTAAGGTGTTCGAGAAAGTTAGGTTTAAGGGACGCGGAATCAAAGACTCTGTCAAAGCTTTCAGTATGCCCGAGGTGAGCGTAGGCAGCATTATCGAATACAAGTACCGCGCCACCCTGAACATACCTGTTCTTGTCGATCTCAAGATTCCTGTGCGCGATGCGTGGGATATCCAGAGCGAACTCTTCACCGTGAAAGAGAGCCTCTACTATCAGCCCGATACAGGAACGCGCTACCAGAGCCCCACTCGGCCCAGTTTTGATTCCGGGGGCGAGCGCCTCAGCCAGATCATGCTCAACATGAAAGACTTCAGGGAAAAACTGCGTGAGAATGGCGCCGACAGAGGTTTGGAGTTGACCAATATCCCGCCGTTTGAATCTGAAGAGTTCATGCCGCCGGAGAACAATTTCAAGCCCAGCGTCATTTTCTTTACTGGGCGCGTAGGGAAAGTGGACGTCGACAAGGAATGGCTTGACTTAGGAAAACTGTATTACGAAGCGTACGAAAGATATATGGCCGCGGATAAAGGCGTGAAAGAAGCTGCCCTGAAGGCCATCGGTAGCGAGACCGAGCCCGGCATGAAGCTGCGCAAAATCTATGAGCGCGTGCAGCAGCTGCGCAATTTGACTTTCGAGCGGCCCCGCACCACTGAAGAACGGAAGGCGGAGCACATCCAGAGAAACAACAATGTTGGAGATGTCCTGGCCCATGGTTATGGTACTTTCGAAGACCTTACTCTTCTATTTGTCGCCATGGCGCGTTCCGGCGGTTTTGACGCTACTCCAGTGATGGTGCCCGACCGCAAACGCCGGTTCTTTGTCCGCGATTGGACCTCACAACGTCAGATTGACAGCGTAATTGCTGCCGTCAATCTCAACGGCAAGAGCATGTATCTGGAGCCGGGCACGCGTTTTTGCCCCTATGGCTTCGTCCGCTGGAACCATACCGAGATTGATGCGCTGAAGCTCGACCGAAAGGGCGGCACATTCATCAAGGCGCCTTCCATGGGCTATGACAAATCGGTCACCAGGCGAAACGCGAATATGACCCTGAGCGAAGACGGCGCCCTCAAAGGCACTGTCGTCCTTCAATTCACGGGCGCGGAAGCTCTGGAGCACCGCCTGGACGCAATTGATCGCGATGAAGCCGGCCGCAAGAAAGACCTGGAAGATGAAGTCAAGCAGTGGCTCCCCGGCGGTTCGCTGGTGAAGATGGACGCGGCCCAGGGATGGGAAGACGGTGACGCTCCAATCACAGCGAGCTTCAATGTGGAAGTGCCGAATTACGCCAGTTTGGCGGGCAAGCGGCTCCTGATCCCGGCATTTCTCTTCCAATCAAAGCAGAATCAGGCCTTTGCTCATGGCCAGCGCAAGTATCCAATCTATTTCCCGTATCCCTTCACCGAGAATGATACTGTCACCTTGCAGGTTCCAGCGGGATTTACGCTGGAGAGCATTCCGCAGAAGGAAGATGCTCAGCTGCCGTTTGCCCGGTACCAGAATGTGAGCAATTTTGACGGCATTAAATTTGTCAGTCAACGGCAGCTCGCCTTCAATGGGATTTTTTTCCCGGTGGAGAAATATTCAGAATTGAAAACGTTCTTTGGTAAGGTCCAGGCCGGCGACGAACAGCAGGCTGTATTGCACGTAGGAGGCAGCACCAGTGCTCAAAAAGGCAATTAG
- a CDS encoding DUF3857 domain-containing protein produces the protein MLKKAISAAFFFALFSFSNGFVQAEVPEWLRSLSRQPAKTYADDVNAVILLDDNVTTVKENGDIVRHGRRVIRILRPEGRDQGAYARSYNGDSKVNYLRGWSITSKGQEYETKGSDVFESNVSSYEIYSDAKVKALRVPGTDVGTVVGFEYEEAEHPYTFHDTWYFQESDPVERSHYELHLASGWRFQSQWMNHKEEKPIEENGAVQWQLTDIPRIEKEPRQPPHMGLAGGAVFTFFNDKIPGKSFRNWSDIGTWYTGLSSDVRSASPALSQKVQELAPASMPLIQRIKALAGFAQHDVRYVAIEIGVGGYKPHSASDIFAHRYGDCKDKATVLSTMLAQIGVKSYYIIVNATRGVVTGKTPANPGAFNHMILAIALPEASYSMPLSALYEHPKLGHLLIFDPTNDVVPFGQIPYYEQDNYGLLVGEQGGELIHMPLSPPEANGVFRSAKLKLVPDGTLQGEIEERYTGFNAMIGRAFFQHETENDRKKIIERLVANSLGNFQLDKYELVNADDLDKDLIIRFNFSAAHYAKNAGSMLLVRPRVLGELAGPWDANKPRHYAYEFRGPFLDRDTVEISLPEGFKVDELPDPAKVTFPFAEYVSKTESGEGVLKYTREYKQTASEVSLEHIDELKKFFSQINLDEKNMAVLKKVN, from the coding sequence GTGCTCAAAAAGGCAATTAGCGCAGCGTTTTTCTTTGCTCTCTTTTCATTTTCCAACGGCTTTGTTCAGGCTGAGGTCCCGGAATGGCTTCGTTCATTGTCTAGACAGCCGGCCAAGACCTACGCGGACGACGTAAATGCAGTGATTCTGCTGGACGATAATGTCACCACTGTAAAGGAAAATGGCGATATTGTGCGGCACGGCCGGCGCGTGATCAGGATTCTGCGGCCCGAAGGGCGGGACCAGGGCGCTTATGCCCGCTCTTACAATGGCGACTCCAAGGTCAACTATCTCCGCGGTTGGAGCATCACCAGCAAAGGCCAGGAGTACGAAACCAAGGGCTCTGATGTCTTCGAGTCGAACGTCAGCAGTTATGAGATCTATTCCGACGCCAAGGTCAAGGCCCTCCGCGTTCCGGGAACTGATGTGGGCACTGTGGTCGGCTTCGAGTATGAAGAGGCGGAGCATCCGTACACCTTCCATGACACCTGGTATTTTCAGGAAAGTGACCCGGTGGAGCGATCGCATTACGAACTGCACCTCGCCTCAGGTTGGCGCTTCCAGTCGCAGTGGATGAATCACAAGGAAGAAAAGCCGATTGAGGAGAATGGCGCGGTGCAGTGGCAGCTTACTGATATCCCACGCATCGAAAAGGAGCCACGGCAGCCGCCTCACATGGGCCTTGCCGGAGGCGCTGTATTCACCTTCTTCAACGATAAGATCCCAGGCAAGAGCTTCCGTAACTGGAGTGACATCGGGACTTGGTACACCGGGCTTTCTTCCGACGTTCGCAGCGCAAGCCCCGCCCTGTCGCAAAAAGTCCAGGAACTGGCGCCTGCCAGCATGCCGCTGATACAGCGTATCAAGGCTCTGGCCGGCTTCGCCCAGCATGATGTCCGCTATGTGGCCATTGAAATCGGAGTTGGCGGCTACAAACCGCACAGCGCGTCGGATATCTTTGCCCACCGCTATGGCGATTGCAAAGACAAGGCCACCGTGCTCAGCACCATGCTGGCCCAGATCGGCGTAAAATCCTATTACATTATTGTGAATGCCACCCGCGGTGTGGTCACTGGGAAGACTCCGGCAAATCCCGGGGCCTTCAATCACATGATCCTGGCTATAGCCCTGCCCGAAGCAAGCTATTCCATGCCGTTGTCTGCGCTCTATGAACATCCCAAGCTCGGGCACCTGCTAATCTTCGATCCCACCAATGACGTGGTGCCTTTCGGACAGATTCCGTATTACGAGCAGGACAACTATGGGCTTCTGGTGGGTGAGCAGGGCGGCGAGCTAATTCACATGCCGCTGAGCCCTCCGGAGGCAAATGGGGTCTTTCGCAGCGCCAAGCTCAAGCTCGTGCCTGACGGAACCCTGCAGGGTGAAATCGAGGAGCGCTACACCGGCTTCAACGCCATGATCGGCCGCGCATTTTTCCAGCACGAAACCGAAAATGATCGCAAGAAGATCATTGAGCGCCTGGTCGCGAATTCGCTCGGCAATTTCCAGCTCGACAAATACGAGCTGGTCAATGCCGATGACCTCGATAAGGATTTGATCATCCGGTTCAACTTCAGCGCGGCGCATTATGCCAAGAACGCAGGCTCCATGCTGCTGGTGCGCCCGCGCGTGCTCGGCGAACTGGCTGGGCCGTGGGACGCCAACAAGCCCCGGCACTACGCCTATGAGTTCCGTGGGCCTTTTCTCGATCGCGACACCGTGGAGATCTCGCTGCCGGAAGGCTTCAAGGTCGACGAGTTGCCCGATCCGGCGAAGGTCACGTTCCCGTTTGCCGAGTACGTCAGCAAGACTGAGAGCGGTGAGGGCGTGCTGAAATATACGCGTGAATACAAGCAGACGGCCAGCGAGGTCTCTCTGGAGCACATTGACGAACTCAAGAAATTTTTCAGCCAGATCAACCTGGATGAAAAAAACATGGCTGTGCTGAAAAAAGTGAACTGA